In Scophthalmus maximus strain ysfricsl-2021 chromosome 5, ASM2237912v1, whole genome shotgun sequence, the sequence ACATGAGGATGTTGACAGTTGCGAGCGGCGAACTGAGCGCCTTCAGCTCCACCACCTCTTCCAACCGAGAGAAGAACTGCTGCTCGTTGGACGGACGGTAACTCATCCTGCTGAACGGGAACACCAGCTTCTGGATCACCTAAAGACGGAGACGGACACACTCAGGTCCGGTCCACGAGAACCACAGAACCCATCCTCCGGTCCTGGCCTCACCTTACTGTCCAGGTACTCCGCCTTCTTCACCAGGAAGTCTGCGATGGCGTCGAGCAGTCGGGTCTCACGCAGGCGATGGCGAGCGATGTACTTGGCGATCAGAGCCATCGTGTACGGCGTGATGCTGTCCACCTTCTTCGGCAGCTCCACTGACAGAGATAATGACAGGTCACGATGACATCATGGTGACATCACGGTGAATGACGGTGTTAACGAACCGTGGCTCATGGTCAGATTCCTACCTGCCAGGCTGCTGATGAACTTCTCCTGTCTGTTCTGGTAGAACAGGTGAGAGCTGAAGATCAACTCCAGACTCTTGTTGCTCGCCTCCTGAGCGCACGCCGCCAGCATCTCGTCCAGCAGCACCATCTCCTGGTCACGGACACCGCTGACACTCGCCAGAGTGTGTTTGACTAGACGCAGGATCTTCCTGAACACGAGAGTCAGACTGAGGGTTAGAGTGGATCAGTTGATCAGTCGATCAGACGCCGACTGGACATCGCAGTCGACGGGTTCTCTCACCTGTTGGCGTGCAGCTGTTCTTGGTTTGGAGGCGTGTTGTTGGTGGTAGCGGCGGTGGTTGCAGCGCCGCCTACAGCGGCGGTGGGCTCCTGCGGCTGCAGCGAGCGCCACTTGAGTCGATAGTacgagagcaggaggaagagcgTCTGCGGGTGGCGCTCTCTCTCCAGATTCTTCTCCAGGCCGGCCAGGCAGGCCTCGGTCAGGGGGTGCTGACTCCCCGGGTGGAGCTTCATACTGGAGCTGAACACCATGGACACGTCCTTCTGGTTGAACTGGTTCAGTCTGGATTGAGCCTCCACCTCCAACACCTGGACCACCTGAGAGTCGCTGGGCAGACCTGGAGGTGGACCGACGAGAGTGAAaaggttttctttgttttctatttcagccaaacaaacaaaaacctccaagctccagtgtgtaatattcagaagaacttattcacagaaatgtaatatgttgtccataactacagtatgtgttcatatacagtatatatatgtatacatatatatatatacatatatatattagggctgTCAAAATTAACGCGTTAACGCAGGACGATTGATTTGTGGACTTAACGCGGCAAAAAAAATTTCCGCATTAACGCATGCGCAGAATGACCCGCCCCATATTTCCCACAATTCCACCCGCTCTGCTCTCGTCGTCGCTCTAGCGTTATGGAGAtcaaaagatggaaaagaaCCTGAAGAAGCTGTTGGCCCTCTGGATGGAAAGTTcgagtataaaaaaataaagatggaacACTTAATAAACACGCAGTGATTTTCACACACTGGAAGAAGGAGTTTTCGTTTCACAAAGCACTTCAAGCCTAAACTACCATTTCAACGCAAAGCATGCGTTTGTCGGGGTTTCAAGTTCTGCTGCAAGTCCGGGCTTGCTTCAGACGACGCTCACCGAATGCAGGGGAATATGTTAGTCCACCTCTGACAACTTGACTAACAAAATTGCCAAATGGATTGCAAGAGACTGGCGGCCAATTAAAATTTTGGAGGACAAGGGCTTCGTGGAAGTGTTAAAAGTTGTGTCTCGCGACACATTCTACACGCCACCGTCAAGAGGCGCAGTAATGACTAAAATCCACGAGCTCcatgaaactgaaaagaaaaagaaagaagaggatttGTCTGTAGCGAAAATATGTCGCCCTAACAGGAGACCACTGGACCTGTCAGTAACAACAATTATCTCGGTGTAGCACATCAAATTACTAAAGAATGGGAACTGAAGTCGTTTGCGCTGACgacaatgaaaacagaagagCGTCACTTTGCAGAGGCATGTGCAGAACAGTTCCTTACAGTAGCACGGAAGTGGGCAATTGAAGGAAAAGTCACAACTATAGGGACCGACAGTGCACGTAATATGACAGCTGCGGCCAGACTATTGCCATTTGAGCACATGCCTTGCATAGCTCACATCCTACAGAGAAGCGTCACAGTGAGCCTCTCTGACAGCGGATTTGTGAATGCATTGTCCAAGTGAGGCAAAATTATCGGTCACTTCAAACACAGCCCAGCAAAACGCCGCGGAGCTTCAAGCACAGCAAGCGGCCCTCGGACAGCAGCAGGAGCCGCTGATCCAGGACGTTCCAACACGTTGGAATTCAACAGTGGAAATGGCCAAGCGTCTGAACCGCAATCAAGCAGCAAAAAAAGCAACCCTGGACCAACAGCATCACAAACTCGTTATGCTGAAGCCAGCTGAATGGAACAAGCTGCAGAGACTGGAAACTCTTCTAGAGCCCTGTAGGTAACTAATTAGATTTTTAGTAGTCCTATAGgttgaaataaaattgaattgattaaATTGAAATGATATGTTTACTTTTTGTAAACATACCAACTTGTGTTCTTATAACTTACTgatgtatctctctctctctcggtatGTTATTCCACTGCAGGTATGTAACTGATCTCCTGGTTGGGGAGGCCtatgtctcctgctctgtggtGCTGCCTGCCCTCTGATACTTGCGTCATGTAATGGAAGTCTCTGATGAGGACCCTGCATGTGGTGAGATTTAAGACTGCATTCAGGGAAGACCTAGCCTCCCGCCAAGAAAAGACCGGCATCGCATGGCTCAAGCTTGCAACAGCGCTGGATCTGTGTTTTAAAGACTTGAAGAGCCTGCCcaagagtgaaagagaagatgCGTGGACCACACTTGGAGGCATGCTGCTTGAACAATCACCAAGAAGGTCTACACAGACTTCTGAAGATGGGCCCCCCAAGAAGAAAATGAGCCTGCTACTACAACTCGGCtcagattctgattctgatgaagAGGTGCAGCCTGGCAGAGACATACACAGGTACAGGGCAGAGCCGAGCATTAGTATGGAGGACTGCCCCTTGCAGTGGTGGTCTGCTCATTCAGGAGCCCATGACAAGCTGGCCTTGCTGGCTCGCAAATATCGAGCCACTCCTGCATCCACGGTTCCATGTGAAAGACTCTTCTCAGTCGCAGGCCACATTGTGCAAAAGAAACGGTCAGCCTtactttcagaaaatgtcaaccAGTTAGTTTGCCTCAGCAACTGGCTAAAAGAATAATAGACAagagagacacattttattgtgtgaAGGTGTGgtagtttgtttgatttaaaaaagaaaagaaaaggaaacatgttttgctttaaaaaatagaGCAATGGCTAAGATGCCCAAAACGTTtaagtttgatttgaaaaaagtgCTCTAAATAACATCCTATATTTGCTCAGAGGCATAGCAAAGAGACTTGTGACACAAATGGAATTATGGTGTGGTATGTttaagtttgattttattttatttttcattattaataacaCCATCATCTGGATTTCccataaatgaaaaaacaaatgttaaatgtataCATCCGCCTTCTGTCATTTATCTTTCCATTCGAGAAAATAAGAATTTTCTGGCATATTTACGAATGGTGATAAATGGTGATTACTGGTAATTATTCCACAGCTACCCTGTGATTAATCTGATTAAAAATTTTAATCTTTTGAcagccctaatatatatatatatatacacacacacacacagttccatGAGATGGACCCCAactccgtgtgagtctccatgtttctacgtcacATTctcgttgaattttcagacactgccggaaacaggaaatggaatcggcggtgcgacaacataaagtgtcccctgtcggtcgctcagttggttgcggtttgacactttaccaccagattcCGCCAGAAAGTTACAAATTTACACACTGGGACTTTAAGGAACGGATTGGATTGTAGAGCTATATAATTGTCAAGCATatacattgatttgattttattatgtACTGTATTATGTCGGAAAATACAAGTATTGGATCAGGACTTGGTATCAGCAGATGAAATGAGTCGGTTCGAGAttggaggcaaaaaaaactagagctgcaactaatgattactttcataatccattaatctgtcgataatATATTACTCGATTAGTTgggtcataaaatggtgaaaaatgttgatcgtgtttcccaaaaccactacatgatgttttgttttgtccaccaaccaaagatattcagtttactgtcacagaggagcaaagaaaccagaaaacattaatattgaagaagctgaaatcagagaattgtgactgtttttcataaaaactactaaataggtggtgattaatttagtagtcgatcactaattgattaactgttgcagctctagagagatcacactcactcactcactcactcactcactcactcactcactcactcactcactcactcactcactcactcactcactcactcactcactcactcactcacacacacacacacacacacacacacacacacacacacacacacacacacacacacacacacacacacacacacacacacacacacacacacacacacacacacacacacacacacacacacacacacacacacacacacacacacacacacacacacacacacacacacacacacacacacacacacacgactcacCGAGCGCGGCCACAGCGTACAAACAGTTGACGATACTGAAGTTGTCGAACTTGGCGCAGTCGTTGATGATGGCGCTACAGAGCGTCTGAAAGTCCTGATGCTCCAGGATCTGACGTTcgtctccgcctcctcctcccgagaCGTCGCCCTCGTCTGCTCCAGGTCGCATTGGGGGCGTGgcttgcagcagctgtccgatCTTCTGCAGAGCAACTGGGTAGTGGTTGTGGGAGATCTTTCCTGGGTTCTGGGTGACCCAGCGCAGCACCTCGTCGGGCCGCCGCGAACGCTCGATCAGACGCTTCATGGTGAAGAACGTGTCGTAGCTCATCTTCTCGTGGATGAAGTTCCACGTCTTCTTTTTGGTGCCGGGGGCGGCAGCCCCTCCACCCGGGACGCCCCCTCCGTACGCGTGGAAGTGGGTATGGTGTTGGTATTGGGGGGgtaaagggggcggggccaggtgGGTGGGTTGCGAGTGGAAGTGGTGGTGGAAGTGTGGTCCTCGGTGGGTGTCGGGGCGTCCCTGGTACAGATGGTAGGCCGGGGGAGTCGGGTGAGGGTGGTGTgggtgaggggggtggggcGTCTCGATCACGGCCAGCCCCGACCTTCTCCCCTGTTTGACCCCGcctcctgcccctccccctGCGGTGCTGTAGAAGCGGGCGGCATACATGGTGACAGACTGGGCGGCGGGGCGGGGGCGGCGGTGAGCTCGGCTCAGGAGGCGCCACCCAGTGGACAAACACAGCATAGTGGGACAGCCAGGACGCCTGGAGGCAACAGGACAGCAGCGCTCCTACAGACAAGACACACAttacacttcctgtctgtctgccacgCCCCCACCTCACAGCCTGTCAGCTGACATAAGTCCACATGATAGCGTTAGCATCTAGCAGTGCAGTTACTCAGTTAgtcgaccccccctcccccaaagcACTGTGACGTCACATACACGTCACTATTATATCATTTAAGTATGACGTCACGGTTGAAGTGACGCCCTTCCCGTGTAATTCGAGGCCAATCAGGTTATCACATGCTAACGCTAGCCGGCTGTCAGTTAGCAATGCGAGTAACAAGGTAATAAGTAGCAGGTGGAGAACACACGGTGGAGCTAActgatgctaaatgctaagttAGATGTTAAACTCAGTTGTAGGTGGAAGCTAAGCTAAGGTATCGGCTCTGGTAtgttagcctgttagcatgttaacatgaGTCTGTCCTTCCCCTCACAGCGGCGCAGAAGAACATAACAACCAGCCGCGTTCAACCCGGGTCGAACCGGGTCCCTTGTGTTTACCTCATAGCTCAGTGACACCGACAGCTCCGCTCTGCTGAAACACCTGAGGCCGCACGGAGCGAGCTTCAGCGGGGCGACAGGCAGCGGTCAGCGGCTTCATTCCTCCGCACAGCCCGCAGCCATCATCCGCTTCCCGGCATgcaactgggggggggggggggcgacacctGCCGTCTGCTGGTGGTAACTCCATGGATCGATGgatattattactattatcattagtatcattattattatgataaattATTCGTCATTTATTAACATTGTTTAACTTCAGGGGCTGATGGCTCATTAGAAATGTTGTATTCATGTCACACTGAcgtttataacacacacacacacacacacacacacagacacacacacaaacacacacacagacacacagacacacacacacacacacagacacacagacacacacacacagacacacacacacaaacacacacacagacacacagacacacacacacacacacacacagacacagacacagacacacacagacacacacacacacacacacacacacacacacacacacctctccccGGAGCGGGCGGCAGGGGGCAGTGTCGCCTCCTCGAACGTGTGACCGTCCGTGAAGAAGCGGAGCAGGTCGGTTACAGAACAGACCGCAGGAGTGAAGTTGTGTAGCGGCCGTTGTTGTCGTGGTTCCGTCCGTCAGTGTCGGTGTGTGACCGGGGGAGGATGGCCCACCGCTACCTGCGGCTGTCCGCCGGCTGCAGGAGCATGTTCCGCCCGCTGCTGCCCTCCATCGCTCCGGCCCGGCTGGTAGGTGGAAAAcgtgctaacatgctaactaTGCTAACCCGCACTGACCCGCACGGTGACTCGGTGTAACCGCAGACCAGTTCGGTCCGGCCCGGTCCAGTCTCCTGTAGAACGGTTCACAGCCGCTGCTACGTCACGACCAGTGACCTCAGGTGTCACAGGGGCGGAAATACCCACGTGACCGTCCCGTCAGGTCCATGTCCCATGTGGAGCTCTGCTCCGCCCcggtcaaggaggattcataggacgtGATGTCACGTCGTGGTGAAAAGACACAtctctgaagatgaactacaaaaacctcagcggctccatcaacatgtttcagtgttttatgattcatatgtaacagtaatgacatctggatcatattcatcctcttcttcttcttcttcttcagattgaatcgtttacattTGTTCttgacgcgtcacgttaaatatcactgcagcaatgaattgtgggtctgtttctcctttcctctcacataggaagctgcagtgtgtcctctgctaaaggagataggaaaggaaacatcgaagctcctttcctaagcacttagagaatgTGAACATTAtcaggtgctgaggaaacaGTTCACTGTGACAGTTGGACCTCAGCCCTGGTCGATGCCGTGTTCCTGGTGTATCAGAATGTAACAGTCGACCTGTCTGGactatttgttgttgttatcttACGTCGGCCATGTTGGATGTGTGTTGGTCAGGTCGTGTTCTCCACTGCGGCCGAACAGGTAGGGAGTGGGCGGGGCTTGTTGTGTGAGCTGCTGGGAGCGTGCACGAAGCTGAGCTCCAGACCTCCTAAAGGtacatgctgtgtgtgcgtTCTTTCTATGTTTGTGAGGACCGGTCCCGTCTCCGTTCACTtacctgttcttcttcttctgcaggttttgaaaaatattttccagaCGCTCAGAAACCTGCAAAGAACTCTGAGGCTGAAGCTGCAACGAAAGGTAGAAACCTGCTGACAACTGACACCTGCTGACAACAACTGACAGCTactgacaacaactgacagctactgacaacaactgacagctgctgacaacaactgacaccattgacaacaactgacagccactgacaacaactgacaacaatTGACACCTGCTGACAACAACTGACAGCTactgacaacaactgacaacaactgacagctgctgacaacaactgacacctactgacaacaactgacacCTGCTGATAACAACTGATACCTGCTGACAGCTACTGACAACAACTAACAGCTATTGAAAACAACTGAAGACTgctgacaacaactgacacCTGCTGATAACAactgacaacaactgacagCTACCGACAACAACTGACAGCTactgacaacaactgacaacaactgacagctgctgacaacaactgacacctactgacaacaactgacacCTGCTGACAACAACTGACAGCTACTGACAACAACTGAAACCTGCTGACAACAACTGATACCTGCTGACAGCTactgacaacaactgacagctattgaaaacaactgaagactgctgacaacaactgacacCTGCTGATAACAactgacaacaactgacagCTACCGACAACAACTGACACCTGCTGACAACTGACAGCTGCTGTTAGGGAttttgtgacatcactgtttgtttgtttacagaaGCCAAACCTTCCACAGCTCAGACagagtctggaggaggagggggaggggggggaggagggggaggaaaaagaggaggtcGTAAGGATGAGTCCCACTGGTACAGCCGTCTGCAGAAGGTCAGTGTGGGAGGAGCTCATCTCACCTGGTGATGTCAGACAGGTGTGTTGCTGTGCGTGGAACTGATCTCAGGCTCCATTTGTTTCAGGGGGACGTTCCCTGGGACGATAAAGAGTTCGGGATGTACTTCCTGATCGGAGCGACGTTCTGGACCACCGCCACTTATTATATCTTCTTCAGGGACCGACGACGAGAGGTCACCTGGAAAGACTTTGTCAACAACTACCTGCCCAAAGGAGTGGTGAGTGGAACACCTGgtctgtcagtgtccgtctgtcacttcctctttctcctgacgaccaatcagagcctgtctgtctgtgtctcccccTCAGGTGGATCGACTGGAAGTCGTCAACAAACGTTACGTCAAAGTGGTTTTCACTGCGGAGCAGTCTCCAGTGGGCGGAGTGAGTCCAACACTACTTCTTCTCTTATTTAAACTGTCTTACATGTTATTGCAGCtctccaccagggggcagcacagAGCTCAGGGCTTCATGTGAGAACCTGAAGGAAGGAGCTTTTCCTCTGGTTCTTTCCTCAGAACATCTGGTTCAACATCGGCAGCGTGGACACGTTCGAGAGGAACCTGGAAACGGCTCAGAACGAGTTCGGCATCGAGGGAGAGAACCGGCTGCCGGTGGTTTACTCTACAGAGAGCGATGGGTGAGCACTGACATCATCACTCAGGGCCACTTTGTGTGTTCATAAATCTAAAGTCTGTCTTTCCCCTCCAGCACGTTTCTACTGAGCATGCTCCCCACGGTGCTCATCGTCGGCTTCCTGCTCTTCATGCTGCGCCGGGGTCCGGCGGGGATGGGGCGTCCCGGCCGAGGGATGGGCGGACTGTTCAGCGTCAGCGAGACGACGGCGAAGATCCTTAAAGACGAGATCGACGTGAAGTTTAAAGATGTGGCGGGCTGCGAGGAGGCGAAGCTGGAGATCATGGAGTTTGTCAACTTCCTGAAGAACCCCAAACAGTACCAAGACCTGGGCGCCAAAATCCCTAAGGTGAGGCAGGGGCATGAtccagagggaagggaggggcaTGACcccgaggggagggaggggcatgacctcagagggaagggaggggcaTGACCCCCAGGTGAGTGAGGGACATGACctcagagggaagggaggggcaTGACcccgaggggagggagggacatgacctcagagggaagggaggggcaTGACCCCGAGGTGAGTGAGGGACATGACctcagagggaagggaggggcaTGACcccgaggggagggaggggcatgACCCCGAGGGGAGTGAGGGACATGACctcagagggaagggaggggcaTGACcccgaggggagggagggacatgacctcagagggaaggaaggggcaTGACCCCGAGGTGAGTGAGGGACATGACctcagagggaagggaggggcaTGACCCCGAGGTGAGTGAGGGACATGACctcagagggaagggaggggcaTGACcccgaggggagggaggggcatgACCCCGAGGGGAGTGAGGGACATGACctcagagggaagggaggggcaTGACTCCGAGGTGAGTGAGGGACATGACctcagagggaagggaggggcaTGACTCCGAGGTGAGTGAGGGACATGACctcagagggaagggaggggcaTGAC encodes:
- the fastk gene encoding fas-activated serine/threonine kinase, which translates into the protein MLCLSTGWRLLSRAHRRPRPAAQSVTMYAARFYSTAGGGAGGGVKQGRRSGLAVIETPHPPHPHHPHPTPPAYHLYQGRPDTHRGPHFHHHFHSQPTHLAPPPLPPQYQHHTHFHAYGGGVPGGGAAAPGTKKKTWNFIHEKMSYDTFFTMKRLIERSRRPDEVLRWVTQNPGKISHNHYPVALQKIGQLLQATPPMRPGADEGDVSGGGGGDERQILEHQDFQTLCSAIINDCAKFDNFSIVNCLYAVAALGLPSDSQVVQVLEVEAQSRLNQFNQKDVSMVFSSSMKLHPGSQHPLTEACLAGLEKNLERERHPQTLFLLLSYYRLKWRSLQPQEPTAAVGGAATTAATTNNTPPNQEQLHANRKILRLVKHTLASVSGVRDQEMVLLDEMLAACAQEASNKSLELIFSSHLFYQNRQEKFISSLAVELPKKVDSITPYTMALIAKYIARHRLRETRLLDAIADFLVKKAEYLDSKVIQKLVFPFSRMSYRPSNEQQFFSRLEEVVELKALSSPLATVNILMSLFQLGHFPGLVLHRVFSSAFISNVTNSPYALIVRRYLSLLDAAVELEYDQYTGPRLQDAHKVLMFDHALTADEVNRKYSYKGLVAEALRQLVGEQNYKQDEVLAPGYYTDFVLWMDGSGRVLPIRTGAAPSLSVAVATKPAEGVVAVVTSEFQRFSPFGALEEGGEQQVGGAVEPSSFLPHHIRSTTGAPGSSGAPRPGTNGGPLDYGPYFVPAAEFYSGLAKEHSLESQDSSTLSSPPSDGLAPPGAPGPAGAAAPDSLFQFSIGKILEDEAGTGAPESQGPDCELPGFYEDVTYSEGSGVDRRPSSPPQLHPPDRPDPDTPSTDHRVVRRVIMSVNDKWHYCHNSDVLVGSRAMRDRHLRLLGYVIVQLPHHELEKLNGIEEVKQYLHKKLLDVPL